The proteins below are encoded in one region of Aquisphaera giovannonii:
- a CDS encoding PDDEXK nuclease domain-containing protein yields MSGPSLPPDYPALLKEIKDRIAHAQTRAILSANAELVRLYWDIGRIIDARQEEEGWGAAVIPRLARELKNELPELKGFSERNIKRMLAFHRAYRGAAPIVPQPVAQLPRPPKSPQMLAESSTPADVPQPASRFSGALLWSVPWAHHVILLEKIKDEPTRLWYMEQTVANGWSRNVLLLMIQSGAHVRQGKAVTNFDRLLPDPQSDLVRQALKDPYIFDFLTLEEPFHERELETELLRQLERFLLELGQGFAFVGRQFRVDVGGSDFSIDLLFYHLTLRRFVVIELKKGEFKPEYAGKMNFYLAVVDERLRHETDAPSIGLILCQDRNQVVAEYALRGASKPIGVSEYELTRALPASLRSALPTVEEIEAELGEPLAGTPPADAPPPAAGDEAAGGRRPAKRSAKSGRRKGPPPGSN; encoded by the coding sequence ATGAGCGGACCTTCCCTGCCCCCCGACTACCCCGCCCTGCTCAAGGAAATCAAGGACCGCATCGCCCACGCCCAGACGCGGGCCATCCTCTCGGCCAACGCCGAGCTGGTCCGGCTCTACTGGGACATCGGCCGCATCATCGACGCCCGCCAGGAGGAAGAAGGCTGGGGGGCCGCCGTCATCCCCCGGCTGGCGAGGGAGCTCAAGAATGAGCTGCCGGAGCTCAAGGGGTTCTCGGAACGGAACATCAAACGGATGCTCGCTTTCCACCGGGCTTACCGGGGCGCTGCGCCAATTGTGCCACAGCCTGTGGCACAATTACCCCGGCCCCCGAAATCGCCGCAAATGTTGGCGGAATCATCGACCCCTGCGGATGTGCCGCAACCTGCGTCCCGATTCTCCGGAGCCCTCCTCTGGTCCGTCCCGTGGGCGCACCATGTCATCCTCCTGGAGAAGATCAAGGACGAGCCCACTCGCCTCTGGTACATGGAGCAGACGGTCGCCAACGGCTGGAGCCGGAACGTCCTGCTGCTGATGATCCAGTCCGGGGCCCATGTCCGGCAGGGGAAGGCCGTCACGAACTTCGACCGGCTGCTGCCGGACCCTCAGTCCGACCTCGTGCGGCAGGCGCTGAAGGATCCGTACATCTTCGATTTCCTGACGCTCGAGGAGCCGTTCCACGAGCGCGAGCTCGAGACGGAGCTGCTCCGCCAGCTCGAGCGGTTCCTGCTCGAGCTCGGCCAGGGGTTCGCGTTCGTCGGGCGGCAGTTCCGCGTGGATGTCGGCGGCAGCGACTTCTCCATCGACCTCCTGTTCTACCACCTGACGCTCCGCCGGTTCGTCGTCATCGAGCTGAAGAAGGGCGAGTTCAAGCCCGAGTATGCCGGCAAGATGAACTTCTACCTGGCCGTCGTCGACGAGAGGCTCCGCCACGAGACCGACGCCCCGTCGATCGGCCTGATCCTCTGCCAGGATCGGAATCAGGTCGTCGCCGAGTACGCCCTCCGCGGGGCGAGCAAGCCGATCGGAGTGTCCGAGTACGAGCTGACTCGCGCCCTCCCCGCGAGCCTGCGGTCGGCGCTGCCGACGGTCGAGGAGATCGAGGCGGAGCTGGGCGAACCTCTGGCGGGGACCCCACCCGCGGACGCCCCGCCGCCGGCCGCGGGAGACGAGGCCGCCGGGGGCCGGCGTCCGGCGAAGAGGTCGGCGAAGTCGGGCCGCAGGAAGGGGCCGCCGCCCGGGTCGAATTGA
- a CDS encoding response regulator, with protein sequence MPRTVLIVDDERDTNDILASLVRARDFEPIQVYSGERVLAAVAERRPDVILLDLMLPDMDGFAVCDKLKRHRETNLIPVVMVTALHDDDHRLSGVRVGANGYLRKPFSPAELYAAIDSALKWHDEHQTRGTQGEINFDIRSELTYLQQAQDMLADMFAHTPLTERQVKDLKQAIMEMGGNAIEWGHNKNAELVLRITYRIDAEKITLIIEDQGPGFDPGNIPHAASDEDPIGHIEIRNEMGKREGGFGIMLAKGLVDEFHYNKKGNEVTLIKRFIPAS encoded by the coding sequence ATGCCGCGGACCGTTTTGATCGTCGATGACGAGCGCGACACCAACGACATCTTGGCCAGTCTCGTTCGGGCTCGCGACTTCGAACCGATCCAGGTCTACTCGGGCGAGCGGGTCTTGGCGGCGGTGGCGGAGCGGAGGCCGGACGTCATCCTCCTGGACCTCATGCTGCCGGACATGGACGGCTTCGCGGTCTGCGACAAGCTCAAGCGGCACCGCGAGACCAACCTGATCCCCGTGGTGATGGTCACGGCGCTGCACGACGACGACCACCGCCTCTCCGGGGTGCGCGTGGGCGCCAACGGCTACCTCCGCAAGCCGTTCTCCCCGGCGGAGCTGTACGCCGCGATCGACTCGGCGCTGAAGTGGCACGACGAGCACCAGACCCGGGGGACGCAGGGCGAGATCAACTTCGACATCCGCAGCGAGCTGACCTACCTCCAGCAGGCCCAGGACATGCTCGCGGACATGTTCGCCCACACGCCGCTGACCGAGCGCCAGGTCAAGGACCTGAAGCAGGCCATCATGGAGATGGGCGGCAACGCGATCGAGTGGGGCCACAACAAGAACGCCGAGCTGGTGCTGCGGATCACGTACCGGATCGACGCGGAGAAGATCACGCTGATCATCGAGGATCAGGGCCCTGGCTTCGACCCCGGCAACATCCCCCACGCCGCCTCCGACGAGGACCCCATCGGCCACATCGAGATCCGCAACGAGATGGGCAAGCGGGAGGGCGGGTTCGGCATCATGCTGGCCAAGGGCCTCGTGGACGAGTTCCACTACAACAAGAAGGGGAACGAGGTCACCCTGATCAAGCGGTTCATCCCGGCCTCCTGA
- a CDS encoding MotA/TolQ/ExbB proton channel family protein, with protein MNLTIRIIDSFGYAIYGALALLAVWGVYNGILLYRTLRKKTLADPRPLISQVQELCQARKFDAAIAVCQSPAYWHKALAQLIAVALQNRDKGLAKIRQLLVTEFHTEVIAGMENRLASISTIVRMGPLLGLLGTVASMIAAFSRIGGAEQVNPRQLASDISLALWATGSGLLIANPMMLIGNDVHARLRRLRDRTERQLQDVIEILEPADPAAPTHGVPAAPPPARGGRHEPGPSRTGYPR; from the coding sequence ATGAATCTGACCATCCGGATCATCGACTCCTTCGGCTATGCCATCTACGGCGCGCTCGCCCTGCTGGCGGTCTGGGGCGTCTACAACGGCATCCTCCTCTACCGGACCCTCCGCAAGAAGACCCTCGCCGACCCCCGCCCGCTGATCTCCCAGGTGCAGGAGCTCTGCCAGGCCCGCAAGTTCGACGCCGCCATCGCCGTCTGCCAGAGCCCCGCCTACTGGCACAAGGCCCTCGCCCAGCTCATCGCCGTGGCGCTGCAGAACCGCGACAAGGGCCTCGCCAAGATCCGCCAGCTCCTGGTCACCGAGTTCCACACCGAGGTCATCGCCGGCATGGAGAACCGCCTGGCCAGCATCTCCACGATCGTCCGCATGGGCCCGCTGCTCGGGCTGCTGGGCACCGTCGCCAGCATGATCGCCGCCTTCAGCCGGATCGGCGGGGCGGAGCAGGTCAACCCGCGCCAGCTCGCCTCGGACATCAGCCTCGCGCTCTGGGCCACCGGCTCGGGGTTGCTCATCGCCAACCCCATGATGCTCATCGGCAACGACGTCCACGCCCGGCTCCGACGCCTCCGCGACCGCACCGAGCGGCAGCTCCAGGACGTCATCGAGATCCTCGAGCCCGCCGACCCGGCCGCGCCGACCCACGGCGTGCCCGCCGCGCCGCCGCCCGCCCGCGGCGGCCGCCACGAGCCGGGGCCGTCGCGGACCGGCTACCCGCGATGA
- a CDS encoding ExbD/TolR family protein, which translates to MANWDVFHADRLELRRDLDDEAVRAAFAAGELRDDDLIRPAGTTTPWARLADFPELLAPPAAPSPPPAAKGPEPTPPAAPPPPQARPVPPDFEEIRPGFGAEAPAPAPPPRQPTELPGSSSSDVAFPVLDEEMPALPTPSPSSADDRRALAALTGWVWDDEEDEDEPEFDEDEDEDEDEADLHAADDGNGSDIEILADEEDLADLPPPRPAAASPAPPPRPLPPTADAPLVSAMDEPADLGPDDLDPHFGRGGRGVGSSSSRLALPVVASRDRDVAGPPGDAEGVDEEEETFSLSRAATEKIEELDLAPMVDVAFQLVLFFMVTATTVLYKTLEIPKPSADAPAGAVAQGRSRSLDDLKDDFILVEIDASGAMKLDREPIEADRANLVELLRRAREKTNRKTMLLSADFATLHRNAVLAYDAANEIGLGIAVAKPAAPQGPAPTLLPGGPRAPGTPAKAQTSAPATPS; encoded by the coding sequence GTGGCCAACTGGGACGTCTTCCACGCCGACCGGCTCGAGCTCCGCCGCGACCTCGACGACGAGGCCGTCCGCGCCGCCTTCGCCGCCGGCGAGCTCCGCGACGACGACCTGATCCGCCCCGCCGGCACGACGACCCCGTGGGCCCGCCTCGCCGACTTCCCGGAGCTCCTCGCCCCCCCCGCGGCGCCGTCGCCGCCGCCTGCCGCGAAGGGCCCCGAGCCGACGCCCCCGGCCGCGCCCCCGCCGCCGCAGGCCCGCCCCGTGCCCCCGGACTTCGAGGAGATCCGGCCCGGCTTCGGGGCCGAGGCCCCCGCGCCGGCCCCCCCGCCCCGGCAGCCGACCGAGCTCCCGGGCTCGTCCTCCTCCGACGTCGCCTTCCCGGTCCTCGACGAGGAGATGCCCGCCCTGCCCACGCCCTCCCCCTCCTCGGCCGACGACCGCCGCGCCCTCGCCGCGCTCACCGGCTGGGTCTGGGACGACGAGGAGGACGAGGACGAGCCCGAGTTCGACGAAGACGAAGACGAGGACGAGGACGAAGCCGACCTTCATGCGGCCGACGACGGGAATGGATCGGACATCGAGATCCTCGCCGACGAGGAGGACCTCGCCGACCTCCCCCCGCCCCGGCCCGCCGCGGCGTCGCCGGCGCCCCCGCCCCGTCCCCTGCCCCCCACGGCGGACGCGCCGCTCGTGTCCGCGATGGACGAGCCGGCGGACCTGGGCCCCGACGACCTCGACCCGCACTTCGGCCGGGGCGGGCGCGGCGTCGGCTCCAGCTCCAGCCGCCTGGCGCTGCCGGTCGTCGCCTCCCGCGACCGCGACGTCGCCGGCCCGCCGGGCGATGCCGAGGGGGTCGACGAGGAGGAGGAGACGTTCTCCCTGTCGCGGGCGGCCACGGAGAAGATCGAGGAGCTGGACCTCGCCCCGATGGTGGACGTGGCCTTCCAGCTCGTCCTCTTCTTCATGGTCACGGCCACCACGGTCCTCTACAAGACGCTCGAGATCCCCAAGCCCTCGGCGGATGCCCCGGCCGGCGCGGTCGCCCAGGGGCGGTCCCGGTCGCTGGACGACCTCAAGGACGACTTCATCCTGGTGGAGATCGACGCCTCCGGCGCCATGAAGCTGGACCGCGAGCCCATCGAGGCCGACCGGGCGAACCTGGTCGAGCTCCTCCGCCGCGCCCGCGAGAAGACCAACCGCAAGACGATGCTCCTCTCCGCGGACTTCGCCACGTTGCACCGCAACGCGGTCCTCGCCTACGACGCCGCCAACGAGATCGGCCTGGGCATCGCCGTCGCCAAGCCCGCCGCCCCCCAGGGCCCGGCCCCGACCCTCCTGCCCGGCGGCCCCCGCGCGCCCGGCACGCCGGCCAAGGCCCAGACCTCCGCCCCCGCCACGCCCAGCTGA
- a CDS encoding haloacid dehalogenase type II translates to MSPTAIPTRPRGDEEPPSVVVFDVNETLLDVEALGPLFEGVFGDRRVLREWFGQLVLYSMTATLSGLYEDFFSLGRGVFEMLGAAQGVAVEAADVEALREGLLSMPAHPDVEEGLGVLKRAGFRLVTLTNSPPNPRGESPLEHAGLAGHFERQFSVHAARAFKPTPHVYRMVADELGVTPPGCCMVACHAWDTIGARAVGFSAGLITRPGNAPLPAPGLPWPDVVAPDLPALAARMIERWRS, encoded by the coding sequence ATGTCACCGACCGCAATCCCGACGCGTCCGCGAGGGGACGAGGAGCCCCCGTCGGTCGTCGTCTTCGACGTGAACGAGACCCTGCTCGATGTCGAGGCGCTCGGCCCCCTCTTCGAGGGCGTCTTCGGCGACCGTCGCGTCCTGCGCGAGTGGTTCGGCCAGCTCGTCCTGTACTCCATGACGGCCACGCTGTCCGGCCTCTACGAGGACTTCTTCTCGCTGGGCCGGGGCGTCTTCGAGATGCTCGGCGCCGCGCAAGGGGTCGCCGTCGAGGCGGCCGACGTCGAGGCGTTGCGGGAAGGCCTGCTCTCCATGCCCGCCCATCCCGACGTGGAGGAGGGGCTGGGAGTGCTGAAGCGGGCGGGCTTCCGGCTGGTCACACTGACGAACTCGCCCCCCAACCCGAGGGGCGAGAGCCCGCTGGAGCATGCGGGGCTGGCCGGCCATTTCGAGCGCCAGTTCAGCGTCCACGCGGCCCGGGCGTTCAAGCCCACGCCGCACGTCTATCGGATGGTGGCCGACGAGCTGGGCGTGACGCCCCCCGGGTGCTGCATGGTGGCCTGCCACGCGTGGGACACGATCGGGGCCCGGGCCGTCGGCTTCTCCGCCGGCCTGATCACCCGGCCGGGCAACGCCCCCTTGCCGGCGCCGGGGCTGCCGTGGCCGGACGTCGTGGCGCCCGACCTTCCCGCGCTCGCGGCCCGGATGATCGAGCGTTGGCGGTCGTGA
- a CDS encoding ExbD/TolR family protein, which yields MLLRREATDERDEHIDMTPMVDVVFQLMTFMLFSVQMTGGEKVDVPPARHGVGVPESQAVFLTLTKPDAPGGEARLLLGHGEGPVIGLDQARKAAADAVRDGRRKVILQADGDVPHGEVLKVAAAVSEVEGVTIHVGVQEPLGPK from the coding sequence ATGCTGCTCCGCCGCGAAGCGACCGACGAGCGAGACGAGCACATCGACATGACCCCGATGGTCGACGTCGTCTTCCAGCTCATGACGTTCATGCTCTTCTCCGTCCAGATGACCGGCGGCGAGAAGGTGGACGTCCCCCCGGCGCGGCACGGCGTGGGCGTGCCCGAGTCCCAGGCCGTGTTCCTGACCCTGACGAAGCCCGACGCGCCCGGGGGCGAGGCCCGGCTGCTCCTGGGCCACGGCGAGGGACCCGTGATCGGCCTGGACCAGGCCCGCAAGGCCGCCGCCGACGCCGTCCGCGACGGCCGCCGCAAGGTCATCCTCCAGGCCGACGGCGACGTCCCCCACGGCGAGGTCCTCAAGGTCGCCGCCGCCGTCTCCGAGGTCGAGGGGGTCACCATCCACGTCGGCGTCCAGGAGCCGCTCGGCCCCAAGTGA
- a CDS encoding glycoside hydrolase family 43 protein — MNDAAATQARTFANPIRGVALGDPFVLRDRGRFYLYGTNDGPPLADGRAIPVYRSDDLIEWEFLGGALAMSDPAADHWAPEVLPWNGRYYMVVSFGDVVHRGHALWVAVADRPVGPFELRARVNGPDERFSIDGSWLLDEDGRLYLFRCLDFVAEDDPPHGTGIVVQPMEHPLGPAGPSSVVLRAGAPWHLFEADREMPLYGGRRFAEWTTVEGPAPVRRNGRYYCGYSGGNYTGHYGTGEAAADTPLGPYRDLRGLEGPLFATTPGLVEGPGHFSVVRPDLVHDWIVLHGRTPGEGVRRVWLCPATWGDGGVSIGALTDRPQPSPPLPTDLYRAGVTAPGSLGSWDFESGRWAEDGGELRHEGRGPGRAWRAGLEFEGDWALEFYLRFPSAGGHDRGGLVLRCGDAESTVVVDRALGRAAFRGPGGPAVAKLPTLGPEPFDMRAFHAVALTCRGGVVSVHLDRVRLFSALAVGDGPPRIGLLADGEVAFDALSITPAAS, encoded by the coding sequence ATGAACGACGCCGCCGCGACCCAGGCCCGCACGTTTGCCAACCCGATCCGGGGCGTCGCGCTCGGCGACCCGTTCGTGCTCCGCGACCGCGGGCGGTTCTACCTCTACGGCACCAACGACGGGCCCCCGCTCGCCGACGGGCGGGCGATCCCGGTCTACCGGTCGGATGACCTGATCGAGTGGGAGTTCCTGGGCGGCGCCCTGGCGATGAGCGACCCGGCCGCCGATCACTGGGCGCCGGAAGTCCTGCCCTGGAACGGCCGTTACTACATGGTCGTCAGCTTCGGCGACGTGGTCCACCGGGGGCATGCCCTCTGGGTCGCCGTCGCGGACCGGCCGGTGGGCCCCTTCGAGCTGAGGGCCCGGGTCAACGGGCCGGACGAGCGGTTCTCGATCGACGGGTCGTGGCTGCTCGACGAGGACGGCCGGCTCTACCTCTTCCGCTGCCTCGACTTCGTCGCGGAGGACGACCCGCCCCACGGGACGGGGATCGTCGTCCAGCCGATGGAGCACCCGCTCGGCCCGGCCGGCCCATCCTCCGTGGTCCTCCGCGCCGGGGCCCCCTGGCACCTGTTCGAGGCGGACCGGGAGATGCCGCTGTACGGCGGACGCCGGTTCGCCGAGTGGACGACCGTGGAGGGCCCGGCGCCGGTCCGGCGCAACGGCCGCTATTATTGCGGCTACAGCGGGGGCAACTACACCGGCCATTACGGCACGGGCGAGGCCGCGGCCGATACGCCGCTGGGCCCCTACCGCGACCTCCGCGGCCTGGAGGGCCCGCTCTTCGCCACGACGCCCGGCCTGGTGGAGGGACCCGGGCACTTCTCGGTGGTCCGCCCGGACCTCGTGCACGACTGGATCGTCCTCCACGGCCGGACGCCCGGCGAGGGGGTCCGGAGGGTCTGGCTCTGCCCCGCGACCTGGGGCGACGGGGGGGTCTCCATCGGGGCGTTGACGGACCGGCCCCAGCCGTCCCCCCCGCTCCCGACGGACCTCTATCGGGCGGGCGTCACGGCCCCCGGGTCGCTCGGCTCCTGGGACTTCGAGTCGGGCCGATGGGCCGAGGACGGCGGCGAGCTCCGCCACGAGGGCCGCGGCCCGGGGCGGGCCTGGCGCGCCGGGCTCGAGTTCGAAGGCGACTGGGCCCTGGAGTTCTACCTGCGTTTCCCGTCCGCCGGCGGCCACGACCGGGGCGGCCTGGTCCTCCGATGCGGGGACGCGGAGTCCACGGTCGTCGTGGACCGAGCCCTCGGCCGGGCGGCCTTCCGCGGCCCCGGCGGGCCGGCAGTCGCCAAGCTGCCGACCCTGGGGCCCGAGCCGTTCGACATGCGGGCGTTCCATGCAGTCGCCCTCACATGCCGAGGTGGCGTAGTGTCCGTACACCTGGACCGCGTGCGACTCTTCTCCGCCCTGGCCGTCGGCGACGGCCCGCCTCGCATCGGGCTCCTCGCCGACGGCGAGGTCGCGTTCGACGCGCTCTCGATCACGCCCGCGGCCTCCTGA
- a CDS encoding family 1 glycosylhydrolase: MRDQSLPAGDFRWAVGIENTFVPQTRSGHRRLDEYELMGHYDLWRQDLGLAAELGVSTIRYGVPWYRVNPRPGVFDWSWTDEVLDDLVREKRLTPIVDLMHYGTPLWLDNQFVNSSYPQRVAEYAARFAERYAPLVRYYTPLNEPAVTADFCGRTGLWPPYLRGDDGYVKVLTSLARGIWRTAEALRAARPDAVLVHVEDVGLDTTGDPGLLAQAEAAQGRRLLPLDLMCGRVVPGHALFPWLLEHGCTESELLELAARAPRWDVLGVNFYPWTNRRLVRSRSGRLRQVADSPASALKTVLGMVHDRYGLPLMVTETSSTGTDAERAAWLEGTLGAVRDARREGIAVTGYTWFPLFTMIEWKYRWSRKGLLDHLLHLGLYEVHPARGRMDRVPTRLVDSFRRCIAAPEQSVGEFAGPTPMASGLVA, from the coding sequence ATGCGCGATCAGAGCCTCCCGGCCGGCGATTTCCGCTGGGCGGTCGGGATCGAGAACACGTTCGTCCCGCAGACCCGCTCGGGGCATCGCCGGCTCGACGAATACGAGCTGATGGGCCACTACGACCTCTGGCGGCAGGACCTCGGCCTGGCCGCGGAGCTCGGCGTCTCCACGATCCGCTACGGCGTGCCGTGGTACCGGGTGAACCCCCGCCCGGGCGTGTTCGACTGGTCGTGGACCGACGAGGTCCTGGACGACCTGGTCCGCGAGAAGCGGCTGACCCCGATCGTGGACCTGATGCACTACGGGACGCCGCTCTGGCTGGACAACCAGTTCGTCAACTCGTCCTACCCGCAGCGGGTGGCCGAGTACGCGGCCCGGTTCGCGGAGCGGTACGCCCCGCTGGTGAGGTACTACACCCCGCTCAACGAGCCGGCGGTGACGGCGGACTTCTGCGGCCGGACGGGGCTGTGGCCCCCCTACCTGCGCGGCGACGACGGCTACGTGAAGGTGCTGACCTCGCTGGCCCGGGGCATCTGGCGGACCGCGGAGGCCCTCCGCGCCGCGAGGCCGGACGCGGTGCTCGTCCACGTGGAGGACGTCGGGCTGGACACGACCGGCGACCCCGGGCTGCTCGCCCAGGCCGAAGCGGCCCAGGGCCGGAGGCTGCTGCCGCTGGACCTCATGTGCGGCCGGGTGGTGCCCGGCCACGCCCTGTTCCCCTGGCTGCTCGAGCACGGCTGCACCGAGTCGGAGCTGCTGGAGCTGGCGGCCCGCGCGCCGCGGTGGGACGTCCTGGGCGTGAACTTCTACCCCTGGACCAACCGCCGCCTCGTCCGGTCGCGCAGCGGCCGGCTCCGGCAGGTGGCCGACTCCCCGGCGTCGGCCCTGAAGACGGTCCTCGGGATGGTCCATGACCGCTACGGCCTCCCGCTGATGGTCACCGAGACCAGCTCCACCGGGACCGACGCCGAACGCGCGGCCTGGCTGGAGGGGACCCTCGGCGCGGTCCGCGACGCGCGACGCGAGGGGATCGCGGTGACGGGCTACACCTGGTTCCCCCTGTTCACGATGATCGAGTGGAAGTACCGCTGGTCCCGCAAGGGGCTCCTGGACCACCTCCTGCACCTGGGACTCTACGAGGTCCACCCCGCCCGGGGCCGCATGGACCGGGTCCCGACGCGCCTCGTCGACTCGTTCCGGCGCTGCATCGCCGCCCCCGAGCAGTCCGTCGGCGAGTTCGCCGGCCCCACGCCGATGGCGTCCGGCCTGGTGGCCTGA
- a CDS encoding zinc-binding dehydrogenase yields the protein MRAILRTAFGGPEVLVIREIPEPEPMEGHAVIEVKAFGLNHAELHMRKGEWAEIADVSGIECVGVVRSCPGGEFAPGTKVAALMGGLGRTINGSYAEVTRAPVANVAAIESGLSWADLAAIPETYATAWTCLFRNLEVAAGQTLVIRGATSSFGQAALAMAVNAGAKVVATTRSRDRFAMLEGLGAARAEVEVADLSTRIAEAGRIDAVLDLVGNSTILDSLAMLRRGGRACLAGWLGGLAPIADFNPLAQMASGVYLTFFASFVFGKPGFPLSDVPLQAIAADVEAGRYRARPARVFRFEEIREAHRVMESNEAGGKMVVVLD from the coding sequence ATGCGAGCGATCCTCAGGACGGCGTTCGGCGGGCCGGAGGTGCTGGTCATCCGGGAGATCCCGGAGCCGGAGCCGATGGAGGGCCACGCGGTGATCGAGGTCAAGGCGTTCGGCCTCAACCACGCCGAGCTGCACATGCGCAAGGGGGAGTGGGCCGAGATCGCCGACGTCAGCGGCATCGAGTGCGTCGGCGTCGTCAGGTCGTGCCCCGGCGGGGAGTTCGCCCCGGGCACGAAGGTCGCGGCCCTGATGGGCGGGCTGGGCCGGACGATCAACGGCAGCTACGCCGAGGTCACCCGCGCGCCCGTGGCCAACGTGGCGGCCATCGAGTCGGGCCTCTCGTGGGCCGACCTGGCCGCGATCCCCGAGACCTATGCCACCGCCTGGACCTGCCTGTTCCGCAACCTGGAGGTCGCCGCCGGGCAGACGCTGGTCATCCGGGGGGCGACCTCGTCGTTCGGCCAGGCGGCGCTCGCCATGGCGGTCAACGCCGGGGCCAAGGTCGTCGCCACCACCCGCAGCCGCGACCGGTTCGCGATGCTCGAGGGGCTCGGCGCCGCCCGGGCGGAAGTCGAGGTGGCGGACCTCTCGACGCGGATCGCCGAGGCCGGGCGGATCGATGCCGTGCTCGACCTCGTCGGCAACAGCACGATCCTCGATTCCCTCGCCATGCTGCGACGGGGCGGCCGCGCCTGCCTGGCGGGGTGGTTGGGGGGCCTCGCGCCGATCGCCGACTTCAACCCGCTGGCGCAGATGGCCAGCGGCGTCTACCTGACCTTCTTCGCCAGCTTCGTGTTCGGGAAGCCGGGATTCCCGCTCTCGGATGTCCCCCTTCAGGCGATCGCGGCCGACGTGGAGGCGGGCCGATACCGGGCGAGGCCGGCTCGCGTGTTCCGATTCGAGGAGATCCGCGAGGCGCACCGCGTGATGGAGTCGAACGAGGCCGGGGGGAAGATGGTCGTCGTGCTCGACTAG